The Castor canadensis chromosome X, mCasCan1.hap1v2, whole genome shotgun sequence genome includes a region encoding these proteins:
- the LOC141419645 gene encoding melanoma-associated antigen 8-like, with the protein MMPHGQKSQQPKLEGNAQAQREAPGLVDAQVPVAEEEGDTGNPCFSSTLLIPVTPRDVPPAGTPCCPQSPQRATCPPASSVSSPGSQFNQGSRSRGGEGLVPRSRLVSPESLMREAISLVPSLLLKYQMKEPITKAEMLDYVRRSHQDYFPAVFSRACDCLHLVFGIEMREVDPSSHSYILVTSLGLTYDGLLSDKQGMPKTGLLIITLSIIVVEGNCASEQVFWEGLSMMGVYAGREHYFYGNPRKLITEDFVQEQYLEYRQVPNSDPACYEFLWGPRAYAETSRIDVLKHWAKFSRRVPRFLQSLNDRASRNEEEGAQA; encoded by the coding sequence ATGATGCCTCATGGTCAGAAGAGCCAGCAACCTAAGCTGGAGGGGAATGCTCAGGCCCAAAGAGAGGCCCCGGGCCTGGTGGATGCGCAGGTCCCTGTGGCTGAGGAGGAGGGGGATACTGGCAACCCTTGTTTCTCCTCTACTCTTCTGATACCAGTCACTCCAAGAGATGTGCCTCCTGCTGGGACACCGTGTTGTCCCCAGAGTCCTCAGAGAGCCACCTGTCCCCCCGCTAGCTCGGTGTCCAGTCCAGGGAGCCAATTCAACCAGGGCTCCAGAAGCCGTGGAGGGGAAGGTCTGGTCCCCCGGAGCAGGCTGGTAAGCCCTGAGTCCTTAATGCGAGAAGCAATATCCTTGGTGCCATCCCTGCTCCTCAAGTATCAAATGAAGGAGCCAATCACCAAGGCAGAGATGCTAGATTATGTCAGGAGAAGTCACCAGGATTACTTCCCTGCAGTCTTCAGCAGAGCCTGTGATTGCTTGCATCTGGTCTTTGGCATTGAAATGAGGGAAGTGGACCCCTCCAGCCACTCCTATATCCTTGTCACTTCCCTGGGGCTGACATATGATGGGTTGCTTAGTGATAAGCAGGGCATGCCCAAGACGGGCCTGCTGATCATCACCCTGAGTATCATCGTTGTGGAAGGCAACTGTGCCTCTGAACAGGTTTTCTGGGAAGGGCTGAGTATGATGGGGGTTTATGCTGGGAGGGAGCACTACTTCTATGGGAATCCCAGGAAGCTCATCACTGAAGATTTTGTGCAGGAGCAGTACTTAGAGTACCGCCAGGTCCCCAACAGTGATCCTGCTTGCTATGAGTTCCTGTGGGGCCCAAGGGCCTATGCTGAAACCAGCAGGATTGACGTCCTGAAACACTGGGCCAAGTTCAGTAGACGTGTTCCTAGGTTCCTCCAATCCCTGAATGATCGGGCTTCTAGAAATGAGGAAGAGGGGGCCCAAGCATGA
- the LOC141419867 gene encoding protein EOLA1-like codes for MKFGCFSFRQPFAGFILNGVKTLETRWRPLLSSHQNCTIAIHIAHSDWEDESWRKLLVERLGMTPVQIQALLHEGEKFGRGVIAGLIDIGEPLQCPENLAPGEVEELENQAVLGNLEQKYLTVISNPRWLLEPLPRKGGRDIFEVDIPAHLIPLGH; via the exons ATGAAGTTTGGATGCTTCTCCTTCCGTCAGCCTTTTGCTGGTTTTATCTTAAATGGAGTCAAGACCCTGGAGACGCGCTGGCGACCCCTGCTGAGTAGCCACCAGAACTGTACCATCGCCATCCACATTGCTCACAGTGACTGGGAAGATGAGTCCTGGAGGAAGCTGCTGGTGGAGAGGCTGGGGATGACCCCCGTGCAGATTCAGGCCTTGCTCCATGAAGGGGAAAAGTTTGGCCGAGGTGTGATAGCTG GGCTCATTGACATCGGGGAACCTTTGCAGTGCCCGGAGAACTTAGCTCCTGGTGAGGTTGAGGAACTGGAAAATCAAGCTGTACTGGGCAACCTGGAGCAGAAGTACCTGACTGTGATCTCAAACCCCAGGTGGTTACTGGAGCCCTTACCTAGGAAAGGGGGGAGGGATATATTTGAGGTGGACATCCCAGCGCACCTGATCCCTCTGGGGCACTAG